In Bacteriovorax sp. PP10, the genomic window TTTCGATGACTTCGTCTTTATATATTTTCGGAGCAGGGCCACCCATGAACAATGCACTTTTTGCTGTCGGGTTCATAGTCATTGCACTTAGGCTGCTAAGAGTGATGTTATCTAGTTTAAAATCTTTTAAATCATCACTTTTGATTTTTTGATCAAGGGGAGTGGTCATCATATGAAGAAGTTCGAGACTGGTTGGTTGAGTCTTTTTCTTGTTCATCAAATTCATGATTTTTTTCGTCGCGATTTCTTCTCTCATGAGATTGTATTGATCAAATCCTAATGGAAGAAATTGTCTTTGATTGATGGATTTATCTTCGAGGTGATTACAGAAATAAAGAATTCCTGTTTCCGGAACCTGCAGTTCATTGATGTAGGGAGTATCACCGCTTAAGTCACACGCCAAAACATCACCGTTTTTAAAAGTCATGTAAAGACACCAGGTCGTAATGGTCTGATGAGCTTTGACGAATTCGATAATTGATTTTTTATCATTGGCCGTCTGGATCAGTTTGAAAATATATTCAAAGATCGAGAGCCCTTGGGTGTTAAAGACATTGGTAAATTTCTGGTGAAGAGCGATCGTCAGGCCATCTTCTGTCATCAGCGTGATTGAAGGGTAAGGAATCCCTACAGAGCCAAATCCAAGCGTCCTGGGCATTCCTGTAACGTCGTAAGAGATCGCACGTTCATAAGTGTCAAAAGAGCCTTGTAAAGGGAAGTCGAGGATGCGTCCGTGAACCACTTCTCCTATTTCATTTCTCATCATAAAGCTCGAGCAGCCTAAGTTTCCTTTCATAAATCCAGGGGCCCACTTACTCATGCAGCTGACGAGTTCGGGAATCAGCATTGTGTAAGCACATTCTTCAAGTGGTAATCCCAGTCCTTCAGCATAAGACTTTAGGTGACGGAAATTATCTGGTTTTTTGAGCATGGAATTTTTAATGACGGCCTTTCCCACTTCCTGAATCACCATATTCGCCGGTTTCCAGGGAGTTCGAAGCATCATCTTTACGTCGTGGTGGACAAGTTTTCCGGCTTCACGGTCCTTGAGTCCCAATTGGTAAAAGTTTTCGTCAATATCGCCGATCAGAGTAATAAGATCCATGGGGATTTTTATCCATTATGAGGAGTGATTATGTTTGATATTGTAAATGATGTTGGTAGTGGAAGCAATCAGTGGTTGAATATCTTTCTTCTAATTGCGGCCGTAACAAGAGTCTATTTAGAAATTATCAAATATGATTTTACTGCACTACCACTTACATCGGGAATGTTTAAAGGGAATAAAGAACAAGCACAGAAATTCCATAGAAACGGATTGTACTTGAGTCTGGGTTATATTGTGCTATCTGCACCTTTTACACTTTTTGCGTGACGCTCTTCCATCATTTTTTCGAATTCTTTCTGGTAGAGCCCATCGTACATTTCAACCATGTCTAAATACTTCTTTTGCTTCTCAAATGATTGTGGAGCAATCAGAACATCTTCTTTGAAACGTTTTCTGATATAAATTTTAATCGAGATTTTTTTGCCGAAACTTTCTTTTCTCTTACGAGTCAGTAAATTGTCGAGCTGATAAATTTTATTTAAGAATTGTGAGTTCTGTTTCTTCTTAAGCTGAAAAATATCCTGCTCTTTAATATCATTCCATACAACCCATGGGTCGATATCTTCTCTTAAGATTTTTGTCAGAGTCAGATAGATGGCCGGGTCTGATTCGAAGTTATCTCCCATAAGAACTAACTCATCAGGGATTCCTGTCATCAGGAGAATATCCAGAAGGTGATTAAGTTTATAAAGGCCTTGTAGCTTTAAGTCTTTGGTTGTGAGTTCACCATCCAGGAATGAAAAGAAATGGCGGTAGTCTTTTAAAAAAATACCTGCCGAAAAAATATTATTCTTATAAAGCCAGTCTCTCATCGAGTCTTCATAGAAGTGCGGTGAGGCCGAAAGAATAAAGGGGTGATGGCCACGTTTGATGTAGCGGTGAAGAATCTCCACGCTGCTCATAACGGTAGGGTTTTCTTCCATTGATCTGGTAAGGGATCTGTAAACTTCTTTTGTCGTAGAGTATTTTGTATCAACTAACGTCTTATCAAAATCACAGATAATAATTTTTTTCGGAGAGAAAATACGAAGCGGGATATAGGTTCCCAGATGTAATTCTAATCCTGGCTTCTTTTTTGTTTCATAAAGCTGAAGAATTTCGATAGACTCCCGGTCTTTGGTAAGTGGGATCTTAAAATTGAAATTTCCGAAAGAGTCAGACTCAAATGATTTTTTATAAATTTCTTTTTGATCCTTTGATACCCCAATTATTTTCATAGTGAATTGGTAAGCGTTCAAAAGACGTAAGGCCTGAATGGGAAATTTGGGAGTGGGAATATCGAGATCAAGGTTTTGTGCCATCAGATTCTCTTTCATAGTAATAGACGCCTTGATGTTGATTGAATCATCAGTGACTATTGCTAAAAAATGGACGAGGTGAGGTCTTTTCATAAACTGTATTGCTCTCTTACTGGAAGTATAGCAGAATTAAAGAATAGTTAAAAAGGATAATTGCGAATGGATCATGTTACTCAGACCGTCTACATTGAATATTTAGGCAACGTCGACGTCTACCTGGGAATGGGAATTAAGATTGTCACAGGACTTGTCCTGGGAAGTTTAGTTGGTTATGACCGCGAACAGAAGATGAAAAACGCGGGGATTAAGACCAACGTTCTTATCTGTTTAGGAGCGACGCTGTATACGGCGATTTCGATGCTTGGGCACGTCCAGGGCGGCGGAATTGAGTATGACTCGGCCAGAATTCCAGCACAGATTGTATCGGGGATCGGTTTTCTTGGTGCCGGTGCGATCATGAAGGATAAAGGAAACATTATCGGTTTAACGACTGCGGCGACTATTTGGGTTGTGGCGTCAATCGGGATGACGATTGGATATGGGTTTCCAGTTATCGCGACAATTTTTACAATTACGATTTTGTCGGTTTTAAAACTTCTGGGGCCAATCTACCAAGGGTTCGAGTCGACAAAAAATCACAAGTACTACCACATTGAAATTCTTTCTCACGGTGATATTAAAAATCTGGTTAAAGAAATCGTTTTTAATACGACTGATAGAATTGATGAACTTCACGAGCAGATTATCGATAAGGAATCAAACAAACGCCATATCGATTTCTACGTTTATCTACACCCGAAAAAAATGCGCATCATGGGCGATGAACTAAGAGACATCGTGCAAGCTGACCGCGTGCATTTCCACCAAATTGATAGCAAGGCCGGCCCTTCGGATACGTAAGGGCCCCTTAATTTTTATGCTTTATTGATTTTGAAAGTCAGGATTCCATCACTGTAGTTTTGAGTGATGTTTTTTGGGCTTAAAAGATCTACTGTGTTCAGTTCTTTACTGAAGAGCTCGCTTCTCGTTGAGCGATTAAGACTTCCATCTTCACCATTTAATGAATCAGTGTACTTTCTTGAAAGTGTAATCTTAACCGAGCGGCCTTGAGTCGAAAGATGAATGTTTTCTTTTTCATACTCGGCCACTGGAACCGACACAGTGACAGTTTTTAAATCTTCCGTCAGTTTGGGATTTAATTTATCCACTCTATAAAAAGGATCTGTCGCTTTATCGTTAAGAATTTTTTTGTCTGTCGATGTTGAAGCTGTCACCCTTTGAGCGTCTGCTTCAAACTTCGCCGATAAAGTTTTTAAGATTGTATCGTGCTCTTTTACCATGTTTTCATAGCGCACCTTAAAGTCTTTTTCTCTTTGAGCAAGCATGTCTTTTTGGTGAGTTTCCTGATATGTTAACTGATCCTGATTCACACGGTTTTGCTCATTGCTTAAGCGCTTATTTTTTTCCATATCCATAGTCATGAGTTTTTTTAATTCTTCTTTTTGAGTATTAACTTCAGCATTATGAATACGGACATCGCTATCTAGTTTTGTACGGAAGTCTTTTTCACTGTCGGCAGCTTTCTGGTTGAATCCGCTGGCAAGAGCGTTGATTTCATACTGAGCATTGCCTTCCAGAATAGTTTTTTCAGATTTTGATTTGGCCGTGATTTCTTTCACTGCGGCCTGAGTAGACTCAGCGATCGCACGCTGATTTTCCTGCGTGTTGCTGTATTGTTCTTCGAAATTTTCTTCAAGCTGAGCTTTTAAGTCAGTCAGCTTTTGTTTTTCACTGGTTTTAAGATTTAATTCTTCTTTAGCAACCGTGTTTTGAACCTGTTTTAATTTATCTTGGTACCCTTTGATTTTGTCTTCATAGACACCAGAGTCGCTGATCATTCTTTGATTATTGCGATCCAGAGCTTGGATGTACTGATCTTCACCTTCTACGCGGGCGATTTCGATCTTTTTATCATAAAGCGTATCAAGGTTTTTAATCTCTTGTTGCTTAGACTCGATCTTTTTTTCAATACTTTTATTCATTCTCTTATAAAGATCTTCATTTTCTTTAAAAGCTAATGCCTCGGCACTTGTTCCGACTTTCATTGAGTAGCTCCTTCCAATTCTTTTCCTTCGCTGATACTGCACACGTCTTTATGAGAAGTATTTCCCATGCAAACCCATGAGCGCAATAGATTCACTTCCACTGAGAGTTTCCCACCGTTATAAGCAGCATAGCTGATAGGGTTTAGTGTTGAAGTGACGACCTGAGCGTTGGGAGGATTTATGTTTTGCACCTTTGATCTGACATAATATTGATAGACTCTGTACTCGCCGAAAACCGGCGTCGTCACTAGAGTCATCAATATTAAAAGTGCCTTATTCATTTTTTAATGAAGTTCCATTTTCTGATCGAGGATTTTTCCTTCGACTAGTTTAAAGAAAGCTTTAACGAAGAGTTTTCTATCGTCATCTGTCATCGATAGAAGCACAGTTTTTTTGTGTTCTAGTTGACGGTGTTTTGAAACTTGTTGAAATAGTTTTTTTGCTCGAGCTCTTTCTTGACCTGTAATTTTTTGAAATCTCTTTTCTTTAATTTCCGGATCGCTTAGCCAAACTTCGTGAAAGAGAGGGAAGTGCCCAGTTGTCCCCAATTGGATTAAGGCCTTCATTGATTCTTCAGGTCTATAAGAAATATCCAAACAATCCTCCTGATTAGATGGAATCACTCTTGATGAGCGAGTACTCTCTTATGTTAAGTGATTGTATGAACTTTTTAGGAGAGGGTAACTATTACCGAAATTACAGGCCCCTTTATTTAATCAGGGGTTAGATATCGGTCTTTTTTACTCGGATTAATTTTCCTTATAAAATAGTCTCTTTTAATGAACGACTTTTGTTGTATAATGATCAGGTGTGAACATTTTGCCTTAAGAATTGAGGCAAAAAATTACCAGGATGGTTATATGTCGAAGTCTCTACTATTTTCATGCGCACTTATCTCAGCATGTTTTATCCCAAGCGCTCATGCACTAGTTGATTATTCAAATACAGTCGGCGGCTCAGAAGAAAAAGCTCCATCTAATAAGAGTATGCAAAAAATGTCGGCACCATCTAACTCTAGCAGTGGAAGAGGCCTGACGTGGAAATCAGATTTTTCATTCGCCACAAATTACGAATCAATGGAAATTGGCAGTAATAAATACGGCGTTCTTAATATGAATGCTCACGTTCAAACTCCAGTGAATGTTTTCTTAGATGCTTCTTACTGGAATGCTAAAGGTGACGAAGGCTCATCAAGTGGTAACCCAAAATTAATTTTAGGATTTAACTGGCTTCGTTTTGGGAGTCCAAGTGAAGAAGCAAAACTTGATATTTACGGGGGAGTTAAGCTCTCATCAAATTCAACTTTAGGAAGCTCTCGTACAGATAAAGTGGTTGGAGCTGAAACGACAAAAAGATTTGGAACTTTCGGTGTTGGTATCGGGTACGATATGACTCTTGTAGGAACTCCAAAAAAGAGTGATGAAAATGCTATCGGGAATGTTAGTCGTCTGACAATCAGTGGTGGCTGGATGGTTTCTGAAGATATTCAGTTTGAAGTTGAAGCAGAGAACTTTTCAATTGCAGCTGCCAGTGATCAAACTCGTACCAATCGTTTAAAAGAAAAAGTAAGTTTTTCAACATTATCTCCAAAACTAAATCTGGGATTAGCTCCGGCCGTAAACCTTGAATTAGGGGCCCGTTTTAGAATGAAAAAAGCAAAAGAAGAGGCCAATCTGCAAGCATCGAAAGTTTTTGACCTTCATGGTGCTTATACGAACTCACTTTTTGCGGGATTAAATATTACTATCTAAGTGAAAAGTTTAAACTCGCCGATTTATTTTTGTTCTGAATGTAAAAAGGTCATGGATCATCTTGATGACCTGCTTTTTATAGACGAATACTCTCATAAAGGATTTTGCTCTGAAGAGTGTATCGAGGATTTCTATTTTCCTCTGATCAAACACTATGAAATGATCGAGCATTCGCTGAGACGCAAACACAATATCGAAAGTGAGCTTCCTCCGGGAACTATTATCGAAGCAGATGTCGTTGAAGCAGTGTTGGAAAATCCCAGTGAAATTTTTCGCCAGACTAATGAACTCCATGAAACATTTTATAATTTTATAAAGCACTATACTGATTTTTCGGTCATCGTTGTTGCCAGCGTGTACCGCAAAGAAGCGTCCTTTGTTTTTCTTGCTACCAGAACGAAGTCACAGGCCCTTATAACAGAATTTCGTTATGGTGAACTGGTGATGGACTGGGCAAGGACTGAAGTTGAAGAAGACGAGGAAATCAGCGTTGAGCTTGAAGCTGACGAGGTGAATGTGGACGAGCATGACGAAGATGAAGACATGATTTTTATCCAGCTCTTGGAAAGTAAAAAATCCAACTTGCTTGCTGAAATTCTCATGAATAGAAAAGACGATGATATCCCTTTTGAAGACTACACAGGTTATGAATCATGTTTCCAGGAAACATTGGATTCTCCTGATGAGGTTTTTGAAAAGAAAGATAAAGAAGGCGATATGATATTCACCTACATCAAAGCATTTTCCAGAGGCCGTGAAACTTTCTATTATATTGTGACTTGTTTAAAGCGCATTATGGAAGCTGAGAATGTGAATGTTTATCCGATTCTTGCGTTGCCGACGATTGATATGGAAATGTGCCAGGAATTTAGAGGGGGCACAAGATTATCAGGCCCCCTAAAAAATTAAATTAGATTAAAAAGATTGAAGAACGTACTGGTTTACTGACTTGAAAGAGTTACAGTATGTTGAAACACCAAGAGCAAGTCTCGCCATACAGTCTTTGTAAGCATCTAAAGTCATCACGTTTTTACCGTACATTGGGTAGTAGTAGTAAGTGTCTTTAAAGAACATAACGTTGTTAATTAAAGCGCTAGAGTACTGCGTGTATTTTACGAAAGTAATTTTCTTAACAGATTTTGGATCTGTAAAAGTTCCGCACATTGGGTTACCAACGTAGATTGAATTCGATCCACTTGTTGTGTGTGGAATGAAGCAAATACTTACGTCACCGTTAGCTCCGACTGGTGGAGTTTTAAATTGAGCGTAGAAAACAGTTTTATCTGTGCTACTTTGGCAAAGTGTATATGATCCAAGATGTGCACTTGTCGTAGCAAATCCGTTGATCCCATCAGTTGAAAATTTACAGTGAGTAGCGTCTGCTGGAATGTTTGAAGGTGTCGTCGTTGTGGTGTCCGGAATAGTATTTCCAGTACCAAAGTCAGTTCCATTTCCACTCGTCAGACCGTTACCGTTAGAGCTTGAACTTATCATTGAACGTTGTGATCTCGGAGAGTCACATGCAGTAGTGATCATTAAGAGTGCCATAAGAGCTATTAGTTTTTTCATAATTTTACCCACCTTTTCTCAAGGTTCGCCTATTTGTACACCTGTCTTTTCGGATCATTATTTCAAATAGTTTAGCAAAAAATGCAGATTTACTGATCCCAGGACCTTAACTTATATTCCCAATGGGCCGATAAGCTTTTATGTTAAGAAAGTTTGTTTACTTGATCATTACCCTCGCACTCATTATAGGGGCCGGGTTTCTCGTTGTGATAGCTCCATATCACATCTATACCTTAACCCTTACTGAAGGGGTGAACACTCGTTTCCTGCAAATGGACCCGACTAAATCGGTTTTCTATGATGGTAAAATTGTCGATATAAAAAGGCCTAGCAGAATGGATGATGAAGGCCTTTATAAGACATTTCATTTTTATCATTTTGAACTGCCGATGCCGATGAACCATTTATTGTTTTCACTTATCCCAACCATCAAAATTGAATCGAGTGGCCCGCGTTTGGGTGCACGTTTTCAAAACGGTAAAAATGCTGAGCTCTTTAGTTTTATGCTGGAGAAGACTTATAAATTAGAAACCACTTCCGGTGATCAGAAACTTTTTATTCTGCCGATTTTTAAAAATTATATTTCAAGAAAATCCGGTGATGAAATCTGGGGTGATTTATTTCAAAAGCAACTTTCTCTTCCTTCAAATGAAGGCGAGAGCTTTTTTGAATCGCTTAAGACTCTTCGTAAAGTGAGTTACAAAGACCTGGTTTATAATCTTTATATTCTTTATAACCGCCGTTATGTTTTACCGAGCAACACTCAGGGATTTTCTTATTACAAAGAAAAAAACATGGGGATAGTAAAACTGCCAAGTGATGACCCAAAGATTTTAGTTGAAAGACTTTATATTACTCATGAAGGTCTGGTTTACCCTTTAGTGATCAGAACTCGGGCGTCAGATATTTCGGCCATGAATTTCAGGGCCAAGTTTATCAGAGAGATTCAATATAAGTCGACCAGCACAGACTCTGCGATCTCAATTTACGCCAGTTATAAGCAAATTCCTTATGGGCAGCGTATTGATCAGCAAGGGATGACATATCTTTATTCAGCGTGGTCTCACGACCCTGAGAATAAGGATTACATCCGAGTGATTATTCTCTTTTTAGAGCGTGGTAAATTAAACTTAAAATACCTGAAGCCTTTTTACGAATACGCTTACAAAAAATTTGGATCGAGCTTGTCGACGGCCAGCGGTTTTCTAAGTGAAACACCGGCCGAAACATTAAAGCGAAGAATTTCTGAGGATCTTGAAGCGGAAGTTAAAAAAGAGACCGAGAGAAAAGCGGCCAATTTCGAAGGGCAGTTTGGCTCTCCGGAAGATAAGATTAAATTCAATCTGCAAAAGGCCAAAGACAATAAGATTAATTCAGACGATAAAGAGAAAGCTCTCTCGATCGAATAATTATCTAAATTCCATTCCAACACCAATAAAGACCTGAGCACTAGTGATGCTTTTTATTCCATCAATCTCGTTATCGTTTAAATCTTTTAGTACTTCCAGATTGCTGACAGAGTATTTACGAAGACCAACTCCACCAAAGACATGGTATTTTGCTTGAGGGAAAAACATGATACGAGCGTTGAGCTGAGGACCCCAGACAAATCCCGACGGTTCATTTTCATAGTTATTGGCAATGTCGAATTCTGTATTCACGGATAAATCCAGCGAGCCATAAACATCGATAAAGAATAATGGATTTCTAATAGGCGTGAATCCGAAAACCGGACCGAACATAAAATAATTAAACTTCATGTCTGCCGTTGAAACTCCACTGTAGTCAAAGTTAGCGCCCCAAAAAAAGCGTGACTGAGGCTTGCGGTGAATGAATTGAAATTGGAATCCGCTGAAATTTGTAACTTCAGCATCCTGAATATTAACAAATGCATTTTTAACTTCGTCGCCAGCTCCATAAGTATGAAGGCTGAAAAAAACCGAGTTGTTTTCCGAAAGACGCTCTTCAGGCTTTTGAATGGTGATATCAAAATTGTGCTCTCTCGGGGCCCCACGTCTGGCATTGTACTCTTCATCGGCCGTGTCTTCGTAACGGATATCTTTGATTTCGATAAAGGCCAGGCGACCGTATATCACTGTCGGTACCAGGTCTCTGTTCATTCTTCTCGGGTTTCCAACAACAATTGCTTTGCCGTTAGCTATATACCCAAGTGGAGACAACATGTTTTCATCAGCATAAACCACTGCTTTTGGGCTTATAATCCTTGCAGTATAAGTCTTGCCGGCCAGATTCACTTTGCCGTATTCATTTATAACGGAATTGTCGGCCGCCATAGTGACGAATGATGAAAGAAGTCCTAATATGACCAGTATATTTTTAATTTTTCGCATTAAATAAATTGTAAGGGGTATTCCTTGAAATTTCCAGGCAAAAGAAAAACGAAACATTACTTCCCAGTCACTGATTCAGGTCGTATTCCTTTCGATCCGGATTTCTCAGAAAGAGGCTCAGTTTATATCGTTGGTCTGGATCAATTGATCGTTGATATCGAAGCTAACGTCACTTTCGAGTTCCTGGATAAATATAAAATCGCTAAAGGCGAGTCGATGGTCCTGGACGACGCAATAGTTGAAGAAATTTATCGAGAATTAAAAATCGAGAAGGCCATTGTTGGAGAGTATGCTGGTGGGGCCATTGGGAATACACTTCATAACTTCAGTGTTCTATCAGACTCTCGCTCAGTGGCTCTTGGTGCTATTTCAAAAAACATTTCTGTAGGTGACTACGCTTTCAAATATATCTGTACTACAAATTCATTCGTCGATTTCTCTTTTTTAAAACCAGTTGAAGGGCCGATGGGAAGAGCACTTTGCCTTCTGACTCCTGATCGTGAAAGATCGTTTTTAATTGGTAAAGGGATCATGAATGAGTTGTCTCCAGACTACATTCCAGAAGAAGTGATCAAGTCATCATCGCTTGTCTTAGTTTCTGCATATTCACTTCGTGATGAAAACTCTTCGATGTATAAAGCAAACTTAAAAGCTTGTGAGTACGCTAAGAAATACAATGTGCCAGTGGTTTTATCATTGGGAACAAGTTCACTTATTTCATCTAAGAGAGAATTCTTCATCGACTTCATTAAAGAAAATGTTTCATTGTGTGCGATGAACGAAGAAGAAGCTCAGGCACTTGTTGGAGAGACTGATCCATTACTAGCTTGTGAAAAAGTTCTTGAATACACAGACATGGTTTTATTAACTGTAGGCCCTCGTGGTTTATATGTTGCTGCTTACTCTGATGAAGACTTTAAACGTGAGACGAAAGATTTAATTCACTCGAAATCACTTCCTGAATACAACAAGTATGAATACTCGCGTGCGATTTTAAAAGCAGATGCGAAAGCACCTTTTAAAA contains:
- a CDS encoding C45 family peptidase, with protein sequence MDLITLIGDIDENFYQLGLKDREAGKLVHHDVKMMLRTPWKPANMVIQEVGKAVIKNSMLKKPDNFRHLKSYAEGLGLPLEECAYTMLIPELVSCMSKWAPGFMKGNLGCSSFMMRNEIGEVVHGRILDFPLQGSFDTYERAISYDVTGMPRTLGFGSVGIPYPSITLMTEDGLTIALHQKFTNVFNTQGLSIFEYIFKLIQTANDKKSIIEFVKAHQTITTWCLYMTFKNGDVLACDLSGDTPYINELQVPETGILYFCNHLEDKSINQRQFLPLGFDQYNLMREEIATKKIMNLMNKKKTQPTSLELLHMMTTPLDQKIKSDDLKDFKLDNITLSSLSAMTMNPTAKSALFMGGPAPKIYKDEVIEISNAFSRATQAPVKTKKMPSFDPEYHEGLHAMMEAQKGFDAHDSSKIYHNLQMAIDHLDNYPEKKIAEFYFLIAQYLYESHTQVLANLLNEFKNFEDKLPPYLNDHCLLFIGRLERILKMPPSMEEDKIETKKLRELYQRELKIPRAVFHISNKGMIVPRIDILDIIYIMTA
- a CDS encoding phosphatase domain-containing protein, with the protein product MKRPHLVHFLAIVTDDSINIKASITMKENLMAQNLDLDIPTPKFPIQALRLLNAYQFTMKIIGVSKDQKEIYKKSFESDSFGNFNFKIPLTKDRESIEILQLYETKKKPGLELHLGTYIPLRIFSPKKIIICDFDKTLVDTKYSTTKEVYRSLTRSMEENPTVMSSVEILHRYIKRGHHPFILSASPHFYEDSMRDWLYKNNIFSAGIFLKDYRHFFSFLDGELTTKDLKLQGLYKLNHLLDILLMTGIPDELVLMGDNFESDPAIYLTLTKILREDIDPWVVWNDIKEQDIFQLKKKQNSQFLNKIYQLDNLLTRKRKESFGKKISIKIYIRKRFKEDVLIAPQSFEKQKKYLDMVEMYDGLYQKEFEKMMEERHAKSVKGADSTI
- a CDS encoding inosine/guanosine kinase — translated: MKFPGKRKTKHYFPVTDSGRIPFDPDFSERGSVYIVGLDQLIVDIEANVTFEFLDKYKIAKGESMVLDDAIVEEIYRELKIEKAIVGEYAGGAIGNTLHNFSVLSDSRSVALGAISKNISVGDYAFKYICTTNSFVDFSFLKPVEGPMGRALCLLTPDRERSFLIGKGIMNELSPDYIPEEVIKSSSLVLVSAYSLRDENSSMYKANLKACEYAKKYNVPVVLSLGTSSLISSKREFFIDFIKENVSLCAMNEEEAQALVGETDPLLACEKVLEYTDMVLLTVGPRGLYVAAYSDEDFKRETKDLIHSKSLPEYNKYEYSRAILKADAKAPFKIYTHINPYMGGPGLIKNTNGAGDAALSALLHDIASNTYHRQVSPNSPKHNTRYLTYSSIHQVSKYCNRASFEVLKQNSPRLIKGLPNREESLEDAYWDK
- a CDS encoding Hsp20/alpha crystallin family protein; protein product: MKVGTSAEALAFKENEDLYKRMNKSIEKKIESKQQEIKNLDTLYDKKIEIARVEGEDQYIQALDRNNQRMISDSGVYEDKIKGYQDKLKQVQNTVAKEELNLKTSEKQKLTDLKAQLEENFEEQYSNTQENQRAIAESTQAAVKEITAKSKSEKTILEGNAQYEINALASGFNQKAADSEKDFRTKLDSDVRIHNAEVNTQKEELKKLMTMDMEKNKRLSNEQNRVNQDQLTYQETHQKDMLAQREKDFKVRYENMVKEHDTILKTLSAKFEADAQRVTASTSTDKKILNDKATDPFYRVDKLNPKLTEDLKTVTVSVPVAEYEKENIHLSTQGRSVKITLSRKYTDSLNGEDGSLNRSTRSELFSKELNTVDLLSPKNITQNYSDGILTFKINKA
- a CDS encoding MgtC/SapB family protein produces the protein MDHVTQTVYIEYLGNVDVYLGMGIKIVTGLVLGSLVGYDREQKMKNAGIKTNVLICLGATLYTAISMLGHVQGGGIEYDSARIPAQIVSGIGFLGAGAIMKDKGNIIGLTTAATIWVVASIGMTIGYGFPVIATIFTITILSVLKLLGPIYQGFESTKNHKYYHIEILSHGDIKNLVKEIVFNTTDRIDELHEQIIDKESNKRHIDFYVYLHPKKMRIMGDELRDIVQADRVHFHQIDSKAGPSDT